From Prinia subflava isolate CZ2003 ecotype Zambia chromosome 20, Cam_Psub_1.2, whole genome shotgun sequence, the proteins below share one genomic window:
- the PRRG3 gene encoding transmembrane gamma-carboxyglutamic acid protein 3, which produces MAMFLGARNAHSLLKRFPRANGFLEEIRQGTIERECIEEVCSYEEVKEVFENKEKTMEFWKSYTSSVYSVKDPGHSTERSDAMYVVVPLLGVALLIVIALFIIWRCQLQKATRHRPSYAQNRYLASRTGRSLPRVMVYRERSHSQGDSQCQREASARAAGDGRAGGAPQPDGTLCPPEHSVSVLSRLSSATPPPSYEEVTGHPESSSGEETSVSYNEPPPKYEEIVAAAPAAGK; this is translated from the exons TGTTCTTGGGGGCCAGGAATGCCCACTCGCTCCTGAAACGCTTTCCCAGAGCCAATGGCTTCCTGGAGGAGATCCGGCAGGGCACCATCGAGCGGGAGTGCATCGAGGAGGTCTGCAGCTATGAGGAGGTCAAGGAGGTGTTCGAGAACAAGGAGAAGACG ATGGAGTTTTGGAAAAGCTACACCAGCTCTGTGTACTCTGTCAAGGACCCCGGGCACAGCACGGAGCGCTCTGACGCTATGTACGTGGTGGTGCCCCTCCTGGGAGTGGCTCTCCTCATAGTCATCGCCCTCTTCATCATCTGGAGGTGCCAGCTGCAAAAGGCCACCCGCCACCGCCCCTCCTATGCCCAGAACCGTTACCTGGCCAGCCGGACGGGCCGCAGCCTCCCCAGGGTCATGGTGTACCGGGAGCGCTCGCACAGCCAAGGCGACAGCCAGTGCCAGCGGGAAGCCAGCGCCAGGGCGGCCGGGGATGGCAGAGCCGGGGGCGCGCCCCAGCCGGACGGCACCCTCTGCCCGCCGGAGCATTCCGTGTCCGTCCTCTCCAGACTGTCCAGCGCCACTCCCCCGCCTTCCTACGAGGAGGTGACGGGCCACCCGGAGAGCAGCAGCGGCGAGGAGACCAGCGTGTCCTACAACGAGCCTCCGCCCAAGTACGAGGAGATTGTGGCCGCCGCCCCTGCCGCCGGCAAATAG